The segment GCTTCGTTTCATTGGCTCCATATCGTTTCTCCCGTCGCGTATCTGGCCAATCGGCAGAGGGACGCTTGCCCCCTCTGCCGACCTCTGGCGCACTTCAACAAAATGTCATGTCAGCTCTGTTGCGGTATCACTTTTCGATCAAGGCTTCGACGTCATCCATGTCGACATTGACCTGCTCGGCCAGACGCTCGCCATACTCGTGATCCGCCTGGTAGAAGTGGCTGACCATGATGTTGCGGATCTCGTCGTTCTTGACCTTGCCGAGATCGCCCGCCAGCGCTTCGATCAGGAATGTCTGGTCCTGCTCGGAGAAGGAGCGATACAGCTCACCGGCCTGCGCGAAGTTCTGCTGCTTGTCGATCGGCTGCTGCTGAGTGGTGCCATTGAGGGTGTAGCGCTTGTACTCATAGGTCGCATCATCCACCAGACCACCGGCATTGCGGCTCGGCTGATAGTTGACGGAGCCAGAACGCGGCGCGGAGTAACCGGCACCATTCTGGTTATGGCTGTGTACGTCCACCTTGGGCGCATTCACCGGCAACAGCTGGTGGTTGACGCCCAGGCGGTAACGCTGGGTATCGGCGTAGGAGAACAGACGCCCCTGCAGCATGCGATCTTCTGACGGCTCGATCCCCGGAATCATGTTGCTCGGGGCCAAGGCTGCCTGCTCAGTCTCCTGGAAGAAGTTGTCCGGTACACGGTTCAGCTCAAGCTCACCCACCTTGCGCGCCGGGATCAAATCTTCCGGCCAGATCTTGGTGGTATCCAGCGGATTGAAGTCGAAGTCATTGAGCTGGTCCGGCTCGATGGTCTGCACATACAGATCCCAGATCGGGAAGTCGCCTTGATCCAGGTGCGTGTACAGATCATCGGTCAGGTGATTGAAGTTGGTGGACTGCACCTTGGCGGCCTCAGCCACGGACATGCCGTTATTGCCCTGACGCGACTTCCAGGTGAACTTCACATACTTCCAATCGCCTTCGGCATTCACGAACTTGAAGGCGTGCACACCGGAACCATTCATCTCACGCAGGCTGGTTGGAATCCCCAGCGGCGAGTAGACGTAGGTCAGCATGTTGGTGCTTTCGGGGATATGACTGAAGAAGTCGAAGAAGCGGTTCGGGTCCTGCAGGTTGGTGCGCGGATCCGGCTTCAGCGAGTGCACCATGTCCGGGAACTTCATCGCATCACGAATGAAGAAGACCGGGAAGTTGTTGCCGACCAGATCCCAGTTGCCTTGATCAGAGTAGAACTTGACCGCGAAGCCGCGCGGGTCACGCAGGGTTTCCGGCGAATGCTTGCTGTGAATGACCGCAGAGAAACGCACGAACACCGGAGTGACCTTGCCGTCAGTCTGGAAAGGCGCCGCGACGGTCAGGTCGCTCAGGTCCTCAGTGGCACGGAATTCACCATAGGCTCCGGTACCGCGGGCGTGAACGACACGCTCAGGAATACGCTCACGATCAAAGTGAGCCAGCTTCTCGATCAGGTGATGATCCTGAAGCAGTGTCGGACCATTCGGGCCTGCAGTGAGAGAGTTCTGGTTGTTGCCGACCGGCGCGCCGTTGGAACGCGTCAGTGTCTCTTCTTCCTGCGCCAGGCCATTGGCAGAGAGACCCAACGCCATGACAGCGGTCATGGTCTTGAGGGGAAAACGGATGTTCAGCATCGGGCGACTTCCTCGTGGAATCATGGTTAACGAGCTGAAGTATTCGTGCGCCAGCGCGATAGCAAAAATAAATAATAGCTAACGACTACATAGTAAAAAGCGATGATGTTGCGACTTTGGCAACGTGATAGTGCTTTTTATAAGGGATATATCACGAGGATTTACCCTCTTCTTGCTTCATTAGGTATTGACAATATTGAAGGTATGTTCCGTGAAAACTCACTCAATCAACGCAGAGTTGCGCCAATGCAGCCACTTGATCCAACCATCATCCGAGCTATCCTGCCGCCCTGTTGATTGAAGCACGCGACTGTGGTGGCACCCCAAAACGGCTCCCTGACGTCGTTGCAGTCACCTCACCGCAACGACTCAGCAACTCCTTCCATCGGGTCAACTTCACCAATCGGGTCAACCTCACCAATCAGGTCAACGACATCAAGACGCCAGTCAGCTTCGCGAAGACGGCACAGGATGGCGCCGGTCATTCGCAACAAGCAGACGACAGACAAAAAAAGCGGCCCCCAAAGGGAGCCGCTTCTTCACCGCCGTCTTTTCACTTCACGTACGCGTTCAATCCTTGGCTTGCGCTTTCTTCTTGGCAGAGCGTCGGAAGGCAGGCATGTCGTCAATCACCAGCACAGGATTCAATTCTTCCTTGGGGAAGTCATTCTTGAGCCAGCGCAGCATCGAGAGTGCGAGAATCATCAGCACCGGGATCATTGGCAATGCCACGACAATGGTCGAGGTCTGCACTGTCTGCAGACCGCCCAGCTGAATCAGTGACACCCCTACCGCAGCGATCAGGAAAGCCCAGACAAGACGCAGAGACCGCTTGGGTTCCTGATAGCCGGAAAGCTTGCGCGAGGTAACAGATGCCAGTACGTAGGCGGAGCTATCCAGCGTGGTCGCCAGGAAAATGAAGCACAGCAGGATGAACGCGATCGTCACGACCTTGGCGTAAGGCAATGTCTTCAGGATGCCTTCCACCGCCAGCGGGATACCGCCACTGTCCAGCAGCGCCTTGATATCCAGCACGCCACTCATCTGCAGATCCAGTGCGTAGCCACCCCATACCGCGAAGAAGATCCAGGTGCCCAGTGAGCCGAATACCAGCTCGGCGATGATCAACTCACGGATGGTGCGCCCGCGGGAAATGCGTGCCACGAACAGGCCTACCATCGGTGCATAGGCGATCCACCAGGCCCAGTAGAAGACGGTCCAATCCTTCCAGAAGGTGGAATCACCCGCTGGGTCTGTCCACAGACTCATCGGAATGAAATTGCCGAGTGTCTTGCCGAGGCTGTTGACGAAGCCTTCGACCATGAACTGCGAGTCACCCACGATGAAGGTGAACGCCAGCAGGAAAATCGCCAGAATCACATTGACGTCAGAGAGGATCTTGATGCCCTTGGCCAGCCCGAACCAGACACTGGCCGAGAACATGGCTGTCCAGATACACAGCACCACGACTTCCAGCCCGAAGTTGGCCTCGACACCCAGAATGCCGCTGACCAGCTGAGACACCAGCGGCACGGCCAGGCCCAGCGATGTCCCGACACCGCCCACGATGCCGAACACCACGATGGAATCCAGCAGCACGCCCCAGGCGCCATCGGCATGGTGACCCAGCAGGCCACGGGCGGCGACGGACAGACGCACCCCATCACGCTTCTTGACGTACATGGAGTAGGCAATCGGCAGCGCAGGCAAGCAATAGAAGGCCCACGGCGTCAGCCCCCAGTGGAACTGACCGAAGGCCAGTGCCCACTCGGCCGCTTCGCGACTCTTGGCAACCACGTGATAGGCGGGCGAGGTGTAGTAGTAGATCGGCTCGACCCAGGCCCAGTTGACGATCGCGATGCCCATTCCGCAGGTGAAGATCATCGCCACCCAACTGAAATAGGAGAAGTCAGGCGTATCCTCTGCCCCGCCGAGACGCACATTGCCGTAGCGGCTCATCGCCAGCCAGATGAGGAACACTACAACGCTCAGACCTGCGACCAGATACAGCCAACCGAACTTGCCAGTCGCGAAGGCGAAGGCCGAGTTGATCAACGCGGTGCTGGCCTCGGGGAACATGATGACAGGGCCAATGAAGGCCAGAATCACCAGTACGGCAGGGATGAAGACCCTGGGGTCCAGACTATCGCCCCGCTTGGAAGGAGTTACGTCTTGTCGCACAACATTTACCTTTGTGAGGAAGCTTCGACGACACGACAGGCGTCGCATCGCGGCCGAGCTTCACTGCGAGTTCGATAATTTCTGGTAATACAAAGAGCGGGGAATTATACATATATAGATTTAACGCGCAGTACACTTTCCCCAGCGGCTGACGAACCGTGAGTTGCTATACGGCCTTTTCTCATCTCAACATGAGCGTCATTCATCTTTAGTCGTAGGAATGCTAGGACGGTATTCACATGGCCTCTCAGGCAGATCACCGAGATCTCTCGCTGTGAGCAACGCACGACGCCCCATCCCGAGACATTCGGAATGAGGCGTCGTGTCATGCCTGCGGTTGAAGCCGCTGATTCACCATCATGCGCTGATGACAGGCAAGATGATGAGGTTTCATGGCAAGTCTTGCACAACTTCTGTCCTACCAGGCCATGGGATCAACCGGATCACTCGGCGACTTGATCATGACGGCCGCCTGACCTGCTCTCATGTGCGTGCATCACCGTCGTCCAGCATCCAGCCGGCCGCCTTTTCCGCGATCATCAACGTCGGCGAATTGGTGTTGCCACTGACAATGGTCGGCATGATACCGGCATCAGCCACTCGCAATCCCCGCACACCGATGACGCGCAGGCGACTGTCAACGACCGCCATCGGATCATCCGCCCGCCCCATGCGCGTGGTACCGACAGGATGGAAGATGGTGGTGCCGATATCCCCCGCCAGCGTGGCCAACTCCGCATCACTCTGATACTCGATGCCCGGCTTGACCTCTTCAGGCTGGTAACGGGCAAAGGCCGGCTGACCGGCGATGCGGCGTGTCACGCGCAGCGAATCCGCGGCGACCTTGCGGTCCTCCTTGGTGCTCAGATAATTGGGGGCGATGGCGGGCGCCTGCCGCGGGTCCGCGCTCTGCAGCCGCACCGTGCCGCGACTGGTCGGATTGAGATTACAGACGCTGGCCGTGATCGCCGGGAATGGATGCAGCGGCTGCCCGAATGCCTCCAGACTGAGGGGCTGCACGTGGTACTGAATGTTGGGATGGTGATGCTCAGCACTGCTGCGGGTAAAGGCTCCCAGCTGTGACGGCGCCATGCTCATCGGGCCAGAACGTTTGAACAGATACTGCATGGCGATGCCCATCTTGCCGAGCAGAGTACTGGCGATGGCATTCAGTGTTCTGGCATTGGTGACCTTGTAGACGGAGCGAATCTGCAGATGGTCCTGCAGGTTCTCGCCTACACCTGGCAGGTCCTTCACCACCTCGACGCCGTGAGACGACAACAGCGCCGCCGGACCGATGCCCGAGACCTGCAACAGATGCGGCGAACCGATGGCACCGGCACACAGCACCACTTCGCGTGTCGCGGTCAGATTGATGACCTCGCCATCACGCACCACCTGCAGGCCTGTGCACCGCAGTGACTCCTGCTCAGCGCTCTGTTTTCGACGCTGTTCTTCACTCTGCGCATCACTGCCCTCGAACAGCAGCCGATTGACCTGCGTGGAGTGCCACAGCGTCAGGTTATCGCGCTTGAGCGCCGGTCGCAGGAAGGCCTTGGCGGTGTTCCAGCGCCAGCCCGAACGCTGATTGACCTCGAAATAGGCCACACCTTCGTTGCTGCCACGATTGAAGTCGTCGGTACGCGGTATGCCGGCCTGCTCGGCCGCTGTCGCGAAATCATCCAGCACCTTCCAATTGAGACGCTGACGCTCTATGCGCCACTCACCACCGTGACCGTGAAAGTCACGATGCTCCGGCGTGGCATCACCACCCTCATCGAGACGGG is part of the Cobetia sp. L2A1 genome and harbors:
- a CDS encoding catalase, translating into MLNIRFPLKTMTAVMALGLSANGLAQEEETLTRSNGAPVGNNQNSLTAGPNGPTLLQDHHLIEKLAHFDRERIPERVVHARGTGAYGEFRATEDLSDLTVAAPFQTDGKVTPVFVRFSAVIHSKHSPETLRDPRGFAVKFYSDQGNWDLVGNNFPVFFIRDAMKFPDMVHSLKPDPRTNLQDPNRFFDFFSHIPESTNMLTYVYSPLGIPTSLREMNGSGVHAFKFVNAEGDWKYVKFTWKSRQGNNGMSVAEAAKVQSTNFNHLTDDLYTHLDQGDFPIWDLYVQTIEPDQLNDFDFNPLDTTKIWPEDLIPARKVGELELNRVPDNFFQETEQAALAPSNMIPGIEPSEDRMLQGRLFSYADTQRYRLGVNHQLLPVNAPKVDVHSHNQNGAGYSAPRSGSVNYQPSRNAGGLVDDATYEYKRYTLNGTTQQQPIDKQQNFAQAGELYRSFSEQDQTFLIEALAGDLGKVKNDEIRNIMVSHFYQADHEYGERLAEQVNVDMDDVEALIEK
- a CDS encoding BCCT family transporter, whose product is MRQDVTPSKRGDSLDPRVFIPAVLVILAFIGPVIMFPEASTALINSAFAFATGKFGWLYLVAGLSVVVFLIWLAMSRYGNVRLGGAEDTPDFSYFSWVAMIFTCGMGIAIVNWAWVEPIYYYTSPAYHVVAKSREAAEWALAFGQFHWGLTPWAFYCLPALPIAYSMYVKKRDGVRLSVAARGLLGHHADGAWGVLLDSIVVFGIVGGVGTSLGLAVPLVSQLVSGILGVEANFGLEVVVLCIWTAMFSASVWFGLAKGIKILSDVNVILAIFLLAFTFIVGDSQFMVEGFVNSLGKTLGNFIPMSLWTDPAGDSTFWKDWTVFYWAWWIAYAPMVGLFVARISRGRTIRELIIAELVFGSLGTWIFFAVWGGYALDLQMSGVLDIKALLDSGGIPLAVEGILKTLPYAKVVTIAFILLCFIFLATTLDSSAYVLASVTSRKLSGYQEPKRSLRLVWAFLIAAVGVSLIQLGGLQTVQTSTIVVALPMIPVLMILALSMLRWLKNDFPKEELNPVLVIDDMPAFRRSAKKKAQAKD
- a CDS encoding GMC family oxidoreductase — protein: MHDNAKQQQAAISDIPHEYDFIIVGAGSAGCLMANRLSVNPKHRVLLVEAGGRDNYHWIHIPVGYLYCINNPRTDWLYRTEPAAGLNGRSLLYPRGKTLGGCSSINGMIYMRGQARDYDHWAEVTGDDQWRWEQCLQDFMRHEDHARLDEGGDATPEHRDFHGHGGEWRIERQRLNWKVLDDFATAAEQAGIPRTDDFNRGSNEGVAYFEVNQRSGWRWNTAKAFLRPALKRDNLTLWHSTQVNRLLFEGSDAQSEEQRRKQSAEQESLRCTGLQVVRDGEVINLTATREVVLCAGAIGSPHLLQVSGIGPAALLSSHGVEVVKDLPGVGENLQDHLQIRSVYKVTNARTLNAIASTLLGKMGIAMQYLFKRSGPMSMAPSQLGAFTRSSAEHHHPNIQYHVQPLSLEAFGQPLHPFPAITASVCNLNPTSRGTVRLQSADPRQAPAIAPNYLSTKEDRKVAADSLRVTRRIAGQPAFARYQPEEVKPGIEYQSDAELATLAGDIGTTIFHPVGTTRMGRADDPMAVVDSRLRVIGVRGLRVADAGIMPTIVSGNTNSPTLMIAEKAAGWMLDDGDART